In the Nitrospirales bacterium LBB_01 genome, one interval contains:
- the hypD gene encoding hydrogenase formation protein HypD, giving the protein MLRLERFKNIMSDLVKLIHDTAPSKAIKLMEVCGTHTVSIFRHGIKALLPKQISLISGPGCPVCVTSVNDIDAAIALSKMPEVILVTFGDMMHVPGSNRMSLHKARAYGARSEVVYSPRDALQIASDNSNSKVVFFATGFETTSPLIAATIEEAIERGVNNFYVYSAHKLVPPALRALLSSPDVKIDGFILPGHVSAIIGKAPYEFIASEFTKPGVITGFNSDEILMGIYMLLVQIAANDAQIQIQYSKVVRPEGNPKAVSMIEKYFDVCDAYWRGIGAIPSSGLNLKEKYSHFDAKKIFQIDVKSDTADSTACMCGDVLRGIKTPPECALFGKGCKPENPVGACMVSAEGSCAAYYRYGGATVG; this is encoded by the coding sequence ATGTTAAGATTGGAAAGGTTTAAAAACATAATGAGCGATCTCGTAAAACTAATACACGACACAGCTCCGTCAAAGGCGATAAAACTGATGGAGGTGTGCGGCACGCATACGGTGAGCATTTTTAGGCATGGGATAAAGGCGCTTCTGCCAAAGCAAATATCGTTGATAAGCGGCCCCGGCTGCCCTGTCTGTGTAACCAGCGTTAATGACATTGACGCCGCTATAGCTCTGTCAAAGATGCCCGAGGTGATACTTGTCACCTTTGGTGATATGATGCACGTTCCCGGCTCTAACAGGATGTCCTTGCATAAGGCACGAGCTTATGGGGCACGCTCTGAGGTTGTCTATTCGCCGCGTGATGCGCTTCAGATTGCCTCTGATAACAGCAACTCCAAAGTCGTATTTTTTGCAACCGGATTTGAAACAACATCGCCGCTTATTGCCGCTACCATTGAGGAGGCTATAGAAAGAGGCGTCAATAACTTCTATGTTTACAGCGCTCATAAACTGGTTCCTCCGGCTCTCAGAGCTCTCTTAAGCTCTCCAGATGTAAAGATTGACGGGTTTATCCTGCCCGGTCACGTAAGTGCCATAATAGGCAAAGCGCCCTATGAGTTCATTGCCTCAGAATTTACCAAACCAGGCGTCATCACAGGATTCAACTCCGATGAAATCCTCATGGGGATATATATGCTGCTTGTGCAGATTGCCGCTAATGATGCTCAGATTCAAATCCAGTACTCAAAAGTGGTGAGACCAGAGGGCAACCCTAAAGCGGTCTCTATGATTGAAAAGTACTTTGATGTTTGTGATGCCTATTGGCGCGGAATTGGCGCAATACCCTCAAGCGGACTTAATCTTAAAGAAAAATATTCACATTTTGATGCTAAAAAAATATTTCAGATAGACGTTAAATCAGACACAGCAGACTCAACCGCCTGCATGTGCGGGGATGTTTTAAGGGGAATTAAGACGCCTCCTGAGTGTGCCCTGTTTGGTAAGGGCTGTAAGCCCGAAAATCCGGTAGGCGCTTGTATGGTGAGTGCTGAGGGCAGTTGTGCTGCATATTACAGATATGGAGGAGCAACAGTTGGATAG
- a CDS encoding glycosyltransferase has protein sequence MKYKNRPEISVVMPAYNHEQYVADAIDSVLSQTFKNFELIIVNDGSTDGTEDVIKKYNDPRIRYYYQKNGGSHDAINKGILHSRGDYVAIINSDDAFYCDRLEVLLHRAKTEGLDFVVTAVTLIDADSNIITDTNHPWIMGYEKIKNIYRNYKSPLKAILLGNYTISTSNFFVKRTLFDEIGTLSNLKYVLDYEFAIRAMKRDEKRFRFLVDEEHLLYRLHGKNTILSDTVGAYNEDYELVTETMKHVFGEGLSPFLDHLKDMTFGIKAGSGSYDRNITLRKILKIYIKPGTTLFKLLKTVARVLKLP, from the coding sequence ATGAAATATAAAAACAGACCAGAAATAAGTGTAGTAATGCCGGCTTATAACCACGAGCAGTACGTAGCTGATGCGATAGACAGTGTGCTGTCACAGACATTTAAAAACTTTGAACTGATAATAGTAAATGACGGCTCTACAGACGGCACAGAGGATGTCATTAAAAAATACAACGATCCTCGCATACGCTATTATTACCAGAAAAACGGCGGCTCACACGATGCTATAAACAAGGGGATTTTGCATTCAAGGGGTGACTATGTGGCTATCATCAACTCAGACGATGCCTTCTACTGCGATCGTCTTGAGGTACTGCTTCACAGAGCAAAAACTGAAGGGCTTGATTTTGTTGTCACCGCCGTCACTCTGATTGATGCTGATTCAAACATAATAACAGACACAAACCATCCGTGGATTATGGGTTACGAGAAAATAAAGAATATCTATAGAAACTATAAATCGCCGCTTAAAGCCATTTTACTCGGTAATTATACAATCAGTACCTCCAACTTTTTTGTAAAACGCACTCTTTTTGACGAAATAGGTACACTCAGTAATCTTAAGTACGTTCTTGATTATGAATTTGCCATAAGAGCAATGAAACGTGATGAGAAGAGATTTCGCTTTCTTGTTGACGAGGAACACCTCTTGTATCGTTTACACGGAAAGAACACAATTCTTTCAGATACCGTAGGCGCATATAATGAGGATTATGAATTGGTAACAGAAACTATGAAACACGTCTTTGGCGAGGGGTTGTCTCCATTTTTAGATCATCTTAAAGATATGACCTTCGGTATTAAAGCAGGAAGCGGTAGTTATGATAGAAATATTACACTAAGAAAGATATTAAAAATATACATAAAACCAGGCACCACTCTTTTTAAACTGCTTAAGACAGTTGCACGTGTTCTAAAACTTCCCTGA